In Bacteroidales bacterium, one genomic interval encodes:
- the miaB gene encoding tRNA (N6-isopentenyl adenosine(37)-C2)-methylthiotransferase MiaB, whose amino-acid sequence MKKRVYIETYGCQMNVSDTQVIYSILSKEGYEFCQQPADADLILMNTCSIREHAEEKIISRAKELISLKKKKPGLKIGIVGCMSTWNKQKLFDKIPQLDLIAGPDSYRNLPLLLKQSYSGETHLMDILLSNTETYEDILPYYPENYVTAFVSIMRGCNNFCAYCVVPFTRGRERSRPLHSIMNEVHDLMEKGVKEITFLGQNVNSYKWDDGCRKWFFPDLLDHVATHFPSLRIRFATSHPKDVSRELVEVMAQYPNIAPSIHLPLQSGSNRILRRMNRNYTLEEYKEKIQWFYDTIPGITVSTDIIAGFCGETEEDHQKTLEAMKDIHFFYAYMFKYSERPGTLAAQKYVDDVADDVKTRRLQEIIQLQQQLSYEHNLRDINKTFDVLIEGPSHKNPNEWFGRTGQNKVVVFPFQGKRPGDVVKVKVVEVTSATLRGIPWPETNLM is encoded by the coding sequence ATGAAAAAGCGCGTTTATATTGAAACGTATGGTTGTCAGATGAACGTTTCAGACACTCAAGTTATTTACTCTATATTATCAAAGGAAGGATATGAATTTTGTCAACAACCGGCTGATGCTGATCTAATTTTAATGAATACTTGTAGCATACGCGAGCATGCTGAAGAAAAGATCATTTCTCGAGCAAAAGAGCTGATTTCTTTGAAGAAAAAAAAGCCAGGATTAAAGATAGGGATTGTTGGATGTATGAGTACGTGGAATAAGCAAAAACTCTTTGATAAAATTCCCCAACTTGATCTCATAGCGGGACCTGATAGCTACCGAAATTTGCCTTTACTTCTGAAGCAGAGTTATAGTGGAGAAACTCATCTCATGGATATTCTTCTTTCAAATACTGAGACATACGAAGATATTTTGCCTTATTACCCTGAGAATTATGTGACTGCTTTTGTTTCGATCATGCGAGGATGTAACAATTTCTGTGCTTACTGTGTTGTACCTTTCACAAGAGGAAGAGAACGATCTCGCCCCTTGCATTCGATTATGAATGAGGTTCACGATCTGATGGAGAAAGGCGTTAAAGAAATTACTTTTTTAGGGCAAAACGTTAACTCATATAAATGGGATGATGGTTGTAGAAAATGGTTTTTCCCTGATTTATTGGATCACGTTGCTACTCACTTTCCATCACTACGGATTCGCTTTGCTACCAGTCACCCCAAAGATGTATCGCGAGAGCTTGTTGAAGTTATGGCTCAATACCCTAACATTGCACCTTCTATTCACTTGCCACTTCAATCTGGAAGTAATCGAATTCTTAGAAGGATGAACAGAAATTATACTTTGGAAGAATACAAAGAAAAAATACAATGGTTTTATGATACAATTCCTGGCATCACTGTGAGTACGGATATCATTGCAGGTTTTTGTGGAGAGACAGAAGAAGATCATCAGAAAACCCTTGAGGCCATGAAAGATATTCATTTTTTCTATGCTTACATGTTCAAGTACAGTGAACGTCCAGGAACTCTCGCCGCTCAGAAATATGTTGATGATGTTGCTGATGATGTCAAAACTCGTCGCTTGCAAGAGATCATTCAACTTCAACAACAGCTTTCCTATGAACATAACCTGCGCGACATTAATAAAACATTTGATGTATTAATTGAAGGACCTTCGCATAAAAATCCGAATGAATGGTTTGGTAGAACAGGTCAGAACAAAGTAGTCGTTTTCCCTTTTCAAGGTAAAAGGCCAGGTGACGTAGTTAAAGTAAAAGTTGTAGAAGTTACATCGGCGACGTTGAGAGGTATTCCATGGCCAGAAACTAATCTGATGTAA
- a CDS encoding alpha/beta hydrolase-fold protein codes for MKFRFFPIFSVILLLSACHKLGTFEGLKGIEFQHTRFFKSHVNKLTLNISWKQTTRKIYIFFPSHFVKKGQVLLLHGWNLPPLQWFEETSLDEKLLDAGFILIVPDMGKSLYAKVTYKETLPVFKHQPLLSWLKDTVIPYLQDTINLFKKGDNNFIIGLSTGARGAFALLLEEPFLFSGVGLLSGDYDQTLNPNDNLMIYHYGNYEHFPNRWEGKDNLLREFIRKMSYYKDCFLPPLYVAHGMDDPVVSVVQSDTLVRILLHYGCNIQYRFVKGEKHNYHFWENETPYLTNFILTQVSKNTASASIK; via the coding sequence ATGAAATTCAGGTTTTTTCCAATTTTTAGTGTCATTTTGTTGCTTTCAGCTTGTCATAAGTTGGGTACATTTGAAGGTTTGAAAGGAATTGAGTTTCAGCATACACGATTCTTCAAATCTCATGTTAATAAGCTCACGTTAAATATTTCTTGGAAACAAACCACAAGAAAAATTTATATATTTTTCCCTTCACATTTTGTAAAGAAAGGACAAGTTTTACTGCTACATGGCTGGAACCTTCCGCCCCTTCAATGGTTTGAGGAAACCTCTTTGGACGAAAAACTCCTTGATGCCGGCTTTATCTTAATAGTACCGGACATGGGTAAAAGTCTCTATGCAAAGGTTACTTACAAGGAAACACTTCCTGTTTTCAAGCATCAACCTCTGTTAAGTTGGCTTAAGGATACAGTGATTCCATATTTACAGGATACTATCAATTTATTTAAAAAAGGAGACAATAATTTTATTATTGGTCTTTCTACCGGTGCACGTGGAGCTTTTGCTCTTTTGCTTGAAGAACCCTTTCTCTTTTCAGGTGTAGGTCTTTTGTCGGGTGATTATGACCAAACCCTCAATCCAAACGACAATTTAATGATCTATCATTATGGCAATTATGAACATTTTCCCAATCGTTGGGAAGGTAAAGACAATCTCTTACGGGAATTCATAAGAAAAATGAGTTATTACAAGGATTGTTTTCTCCCTCCTCTTTATGTAGCTCACGGAATGGATGATCCTGTTGTTTCTGTTGTGCAATCAGATACCCTAGTGCGCATACTACTTCATTATGGCTGCAACATCCAATATCGCTTTGTCAAAGGTGAAAAACACAACTACCATTTTTGGGAAAATGAAACCCCATACTTGACAAATTTCATTCTTACTCAGGTAAGCAAAAATACCGCCAGTGCAAGCATAAAATAA
- a CDS encoding LptF/LptG family permease, with the protein MKKFDWYIFRRFFLSFVLAISLLVLIIVLFDLSEKIDRFIEKKAPFSEILLVYYFNFIPYFVNLFIALFVFITVIFVTSRMAMHGETVAIFTSGVSFNRYLRPFLCVAFLLFVFSLYLQNFAIPPANKKRFDFEWKYIKRNKPFGSFNIYMQLSQNTYFSLETYSFSSNIGYMCYIIQMDFEKGLHRMVFAQTISYDTSDGKWILMNGYERTIGPREENIYSFEKKDSVLPLHPRELHKDFENTDVMNFFQLEHFIERQRERASDRVPALLVEKHRRLAFPFATIILTILGVAIGSRRVRGGTGFHIGLGLGLSFTYILFMQIFSSLGISGDLPPLIATWMPNIIFAIVALIAVRFAQK; encoded by the coding sequence ATGAAAAAATTTGATTGGTATATTTTTCGACGCTTTTTCCTTTCTTTCGTTCTTGCAATCAGTTTATTGGTTTTAATTATAGTTTTATTTGATCTGTCTGAAAAGATCGACAGGTTTATTGAAAAAAAAGCACCTTTTTCTGAAATTTTATTGGTATATTATTTCAATTTCATACCTTACTTCGTAAATCTTTTTATTGCTTTATTTGTCTTTATTACCGTAATTTTTGTTACGTCAAGAATGGCTATGCATGGAGAAACAGTTGCCATATTTACCAGTGGGGTAAGTTTTAATCGCTATCTACGTCCCTTTTTATGTGTAGCTTTTCTACTTTTTGTTTTTTCACTTTATCTCCAAAACTTTGCCATTCCTCCCGCCAATAAAAAACGTTTTGATTTTGAATGGAAATATATTAAACGTAATAAACCTTTTGGTTCTTTTAATATTTACATGCAATTAAGTCAAAATACGTATTTTTCACTTGAAACCTATTCATTTTCAAGTAATATCGGATACATGTGTTACATTATACAGATGGATTTTGAAAAAGGATTGCATAGAATGGTTTTTGCTCAAACCATTAGTTATGACACATCTGATGGAAAATGGATACTGATGAATGGATATGAAAGAACAATCGGACCACGAGAGGAGAATATATATTCATTTGAAAAAAAAGATAGCGTTCTTCCACTTCATCCTCGGGAGCTTCATAAGGACTTTGAAAACACGGATGTAATGAATTTTTTTCAACTTGAACATTTCATAGAAAGGCAAAGAGAAAGAGCTTCCGATCGAGTTCCAGCTTTACTTGTCGAGAAACATAGAAGGTTAGCATTTCCTTTTGCTACCATTATTTTAACAATACTTGGTGTCGCAATTGGTAGCAGAAGAGTTCGAGGAGGCACTGGTTTTCATATAGGTCTTGGCCTAGGATTAAGTTTTACTTATATTCTTTTCATGCAGATTTTTAGTTCCCTAGGGATTAGTGGCGATTTGCCACCATTGATAGCTACATGGATGCCTAACATTATTTTTGCTATAGTTGCTTTGATAGCAGTCAGATTTGCACAGAAGTAA
- a CDS encoding hydroxyacid dehydrogenase: MKKIVFAEPIHYLESEILDLQKNIQELGHIVEFYLEKPSSEEDIVNRCFDAHMVIVSNYPLKRILLERLTNLEHIGVAFSGLDHIDLNYCREKGIRVSNTPGYSTQAVAEQTILMTLMLLRNAIKMHELTLASRDRGGFLGQELAGKTVGIIGFGKIGRRVAELFDSFGSNILIAEHPSIIDSPYPIVSINELLRTSDIVTLHVPLKEGNYHLLSRDRIFSMKKGSYLINVARGKVVDYEALRDALINRHLAGAALDVYEIEPPLPNDYPLLKLPNVILFPHTAYATQEAISRRFSMLKHIILNWLMEEESS; encoded by the coding sequence ATGAAAAAAATTGTTTTTGCTGAACCTATTCATTACTTAGAGAGTGAAATTCTTGATTTACAAAAAAATATCCAAGAGTTAGGTCATATTGTGGAATTTTATCTTGAAAAACCTTCGTCAGAAGAGGATATAGTTAATCGTTGTTTCGATGCTCATATGGTAATTGTGAGTAATTATCCTCTGAAAAGGATATTACTTGAACGTCTTACGAATCTCGAACATATTGGAGTGGCTTTCAGTGGCTTAGATCATATAGACTTAAATTATTGTCGTGAAAAAGGAATTCGAGTTTCAAATACTCCTGGTTATTCAACTCAAGCAGTTGCTGAGCAGACCATACTTATGACATTGATGCTACTTAGAAATGCAATAAAAATGCATGAACTAACATTGGCAAGCAGGGATCGTGGTGGTTTTCTTGGACAAGAACTTGCAGGAAAAACTGTTGGAATTATTGGTTTTGGCAAGATTGGGAGAAGAGTGGCCGAGCTATTTGACTCTTTTGGTTCTAACATACTCATAGCAGAACATCCTTCCATTATAGATTCCCCTTATCCTATCGTAAGTATTAATGAACTTTTAAGAACTTCTGACATTGTTACTCTCCATGTTCCTCTAAAAGAGGGAAATTATCATTTATTATCGCGAGACCGTATTTTTTCTATGAAAAAAGGATCCTATTTGATAAATGTTGCACGTGGGAAAGTGGTAGATTACGAAGCACTTAGGGATGCATTGATTAATCGGCATTTGGCAGGTGCAGCTTTGGATGTTTATGAAATAGAACCACCATTACCTAATGATTATCCTCTTCTTAAATTACCGAACGTTATTTTATTCCCTCATACTGCTTATGCTACACAAGAAGCTATCAGTAGACGTTTCTCTATGTTAAAACATATCATTTTGAATTGGTTAATGGAGGAAGAAAGTTCATGA
- the tgt gene encoding tRNA guanosine(34) transglycosylase Tgt encodes MFSFFIDATDNKARAGVLTTDHGRVETPIFMPVGTLGNVKGVLFSQLEQDIKAQILLSNTYHLYLRPGLEVIRSVGGLHRFTGWNNPILTDSGGYQVYSLSKIRKITEDGIKFSSHIDGSLHFFSPEKVIEIQRVLGSDIMMVLDECPPYPSDRKYIEKSLKLTHSWLDRCIICFNQTESLYGHEQVLFPIVQGGTYEDLRKQSAEYVSQKEMAGYAIGGLSVGEPEKLMYEMTELSCSVLPKDKPRYLMGVGTPANILHAIALGVDMFDCVIPTRNGRNGWLYTWNGILHIRNKKWQFVHEPIDPYSSLELDRVTSKSFLRHLFVAGEMLGPIIATIHNLSFFMELVREARRRIMEGTFSQWYEKAAQRCMQKL; translated from the coding sequence ATGTTTTCCTTTTTTATAGATGCAACCGATAATAAAGCCCGTGCAGGTGTCTTAACTACAGATCACGGCCGGGTAGAAACACCTATCTTCATGCCTGTAGGGACTTTGGGTAATGTTAAAGGAGTTTTGTTCAGTCAGTTGGAGCAAGATATCAAGGCTCAAATATTACTTTCAAATACTTATCATCTCTATTTAAGACCCGGTCTTGAGGTAATACGCTCTGTCGGTGGCTTACATAGGTTTACTGGTTGGAATAATCCTATTTTAACTGATAGTGGTGGGTATCAAGTATATTCTTTAAGTAAAATTCGTAAGATTACTGAAGATGGTATCAAGTTTTCATCTCATATTGATGGATCGTTACATTTTTTTTCGCCCGAGAAGGTTATCGAAATACAACGAGTTTTGGGTTCTGACATTATGATGGTACTGGATGAATGTCCGCCATATCCTTCCGACCGAAAATATATTGAAAAAAGTCTCAAGCTTACTCATTCGTGGCTTGATCGTTGCATAATATGTTTTAACCAAACTGAGTCGTTGTATGGACATGAGCAGGTTTTGTTTCCCATCGTACAAGGTGGTACTTACGAAGATTTAAGAAAGCAATCAGCCGAATATGTTTCTCAGAAAGAGATGGCAGGTTATGCCATAGGAGGTTTAAGTGTTGGAGAACCCGAAAAGCTCATGTATGAAATGACGGAGCTTTCTTGTTCGGTTTTACCGAAGGATAAGCCTCGTTACTTGATGGGAGTAGGCACGCCTGCAAATATTCTTCATGCCATTGCTCTCGGGGTAGATATGTTTGATTGCGTCATACCGACACGTAATGGAAGAAACGGATGGTTATATACATGGAATGGCATTCTTCATATTCGAAACAAAAAATGGCAATTTGTTCATGAACCAATAGATCCATATAGTTCTCTTGAACTTGATCGTGTGACTTCGAAATCTTTTTTAAGGCATTTATTTGTAGCTGGTGAAATGCTCGGTCCGATTATTGCTACTATTCATAATCTTTCTTTTTTTATGGAATTAGTTAGAGAAGCTAGAAGACGTATCATGGAGGGTACATTTAGTCAGTGGTATGAAAAAGCTGCTCAACGCTGCATGCAGAAGTTGTGA
- a CDS encoding HD domain-containing protein, which yields MKFEEVKRYLLNKLHYCLAPDLYYHGVQHTLSVMEAAELYAENEAIFGKERSILLTAALFHDSGYLVRYENNESISVGLCWTVLPEFGYKNEDIQYIVKLIEATSVPQKPFDKLSKILCDADLDYLGRDDYFEMSCNLRKEWDAYGKKLSHDEWFNVQIKFLSSHKYFTHTAHVLREAKKLKHLRMIKESLVTI from the coding sequence ATGAAATTCGAAGAAGTAAAAAGGTACCTTTTAAACAAGCTCCATTATTGTTTAGCGCCAGATTTGTACTACCATGGTGTACAGCATACACTGAGCGTGATGGAAGCAGCTGAACTTTATGCTGAAAATGAAGCAATATTTGGAAAAGAAAGAAGTATTTTGTTAACAGCGGCACTTTTTCACGATTCCGGCTACCTTGTGAGGTACGAAAACAACGAATCTATTTCAGTTGGCCTTTGTTGGACAGTTTTACCTGAATTTGGGTATAAAAATGAAGATATTCAATACATTGTAAAACTTATTGAGGCTACGTCAGTTCCTCAAAAACCTTTTGATAAGTTAAGCAAAATTTTATGTGATGCAGATCTCGATTACTTGGGTAGAGATGATTACTTCGAAATGAGTTGCAACTTACGCAAAGAGTGGGATGCTTATGGAAAAAAATTAAGTCATGATGAATGGTTTAATGTGCAAATTAAGTTTTTGAGTTCTCATAAATATTTCACTCATACAGCTCACGTACTTAGAGAAGCTAAAAAGCTTAAGCACCTAAGAATGATTAAAGAATCATTAGTAACCATATAG